A part of Pararhizobium sp. A13 genomic DNA contains:
- a CDS encoding glycosyltransferase family 2 protein: protein MPSKLPISAFIICLNEEAYLGNCIESLGACAEIVIVDSGSTDGTAVLVQSYIDKGWPIRFLFEAWRGYAGQKQFALDQCGEPWCLNIDADERLDQPLQALLPSLLEAPEDTVGWRVARRPYLIGYGYTPDKVRERKNLRLIRKGRGAYDLSQKVHEGIVPDGKVEAAATGSLLHYRPLVIDEQILKENKYSTLKADQQFTAGKPPRAYKMILSPPLYFLRLYFRNGLWRCGFPGFIEAATGGMYAFLTAAKIYQRHALKRRPNFDDMERARRGK from the coding sequence ATGCCATCGAAGCTTCCGATTTCCGCATTCATCATCTGCCTGAACGAGGAAGCCTATCTCGGCAATTGCATCGAAAGCCTGGGAGCCTGCGCGGAAATCGTCATCGTCGATTCCGGCTCCACGGATGGCACGGCGGTGCTGGTGCAGTCCTATATCGACAAGGGCTGGCCGATCCGTTTCCTGTTCGAAGCCTGGCGCGGCTATGCCGGACAGAAGCAGTTCGCACTCGACCAGTGCGGAGAGCCGTGGTGCCTGAACATCGACGCCGACGAGCGGCTGGACCAACCCTTGCAGGCTTTGCTCCCGTCGCTTCTTGAGGCGCCGGAGGATACAGTCGGTTGGCGTGTTGCCCGTCGACCCTATCTGATCGGCTACGGCTATACGCCGGACAAGGTGCGCGAGCGCAAGAACCTGCGGCTGATCCGCAAGGGAAGGGGCGCCTACGATCTTTCCCAAAAGGTCCACGAAGGCATCGTGCCGGACGGCAAGGTCGAGGCGGCGGCGACCGGAAGCCTCTTGCACTACCGGCCGCTTGTTATCGACGAACAGATCCTCAAGGAAAACAAATATTCGACGCTGAAGGCCGACCAGCAGTTTACGGCCGGCAAGCCGCCGCGCGCCTACAAGATGATCCTCAGCCCGCCGCTCTATTTCCTGCGGCTCTATTTCCGCAACGGCCTTTGGCGCTGCGGTTTTCCCGGCTTCATCGAGGCGGCGACCGGAGGCATGTACGCCTTTCTGACGGCGGCAAAGATCTACCAGCGGCATGCGCTCAAGCGCCGGCCGAATTTCGACGACATGGAGCGCGCACGGCGCGGCAAATGA
- the carB gene encoding carbamoyl-phosphate synthase large subunit has product MPKRQDIKSILIIGAGPIVIGQACEFDYSGTQACKALKEEGYRVILVNSNPATIMTDPNLADATYVEPITPEVVAKIIAKERPDALLPTMGGQTALNTALSLKRMGVLDRYNVEMIGAKPAAIDMAEDRALFREAMKRIGLETPKSMLANATEIKDHDRKVHEAERAKVKAQLTGAELDKALDELENHWNLGETDRKQRYMSHAMAVAAQALDEIGLPTIIRPSFTMGGTGGGIAYNRSEFFEIVNSGLDASPTTEVLIEESVLGWKEYEMEVVRDTADNCIIICSIENIDPMGVHTGDSITVAPALTLTDKEYQIMRNASIAVLREIGVETGGSNVQFAVNPENGRLVVIEMNPRVSRSSALASKATGFPIAKVAAKLAVGYTLDELDNDITGGATPASFEPSIDYVVTKIPRFAFEKFPGAGTTLTTAMKSVGEVMAIGRTFAESLQKALRGLETGLTGLDEIEIPGLEKDNGDNHNAIRAAIGTPTPDRLRMVAQALRMGMSEADVHDGSKIDPWFIAQFKAIIDMEARVREHGLPEDAENLRMLKAMGFSDARLATLSAKRPKEVAEMRNRLNVRPVYKRIDTCAAEFASPTAYMYSTYETPFNGAARSEAQISDRKKVVILGGGPNRIGQGIEFDYCCCHAAFALKDAGYEAIMVNCNPETVSTDYDTSDRLYFEPLTAEDVIEIMRAEQENGTLVGVIVQFGGQTPLKLAEALEKNGIPILGTAPDMIDLAEDRDRFQKLLQKLDLNQPNNGIAYSVEQARLVASEIGFPLVVRPSYVLGGRAMQIIHSESMLQTYLLDTVPELVPEDIKQRYPNDKTGQINTLLGKNPLLFDSYLNNAVEVDVDALSDGETVFVSGIMEHIEEAGIHSGDSACSLPVYTLSDEIVDELERQTKAMAKALKVGGLMNVQYAIKDGTIYVLEVNPRASRTVPFVAKTIGAPIAKIAARIMAGEKLDDAIAAYGKKPDPRNLKHIAVKEAVFPFARFPGVDILLGPEMRSTGEVIGLDTDFALAFAKAQLGAGVDLPREGTVFVSVRDEDKERVLPAIRHLTDIGFKVLATGGTARFLGENGITATKINKVQEGRPHIEDAIRNRQVHLVINTTDSNKAISDSKSLRRATLMQKVPYYTTMAGAEAAARAIKALKAGSLEVRTLQSYFQD; this is encoded by the coding sequence ATGCCAAAGCGCCAAGACATCAAATCGATCCTCATCATCGGCGCGGGTCCGATCGTCATCGGCCAGGCTTGCGAATTCGACTATTCCGGCACGCAGGCCTGCAAGGCGCTGAAGGAAGAGGGCTACCGGGTCATCCTGGTCAACTCCAACCCGGCGACGATCATGACCGATCCGAACCTGGCCGATGCGACCTATGTCGAGCCGATCACGCCTGAGGTCGTCGCCAAGATCATCGCCAAGGAACGACCGGACGCGCTGCTTCCGACCATGGGCGGTCAGACGGCGCTGAACACCGCGCTGTCGCTGAAGCGGATGGGCGTTCTCGACCGCTACAATGTCGAGATGATCGGCGCCAAGCCCGCCGCGATCGACATGGCGGAAGACCGGGCGCTGTTTCGCGAGGCGATGAAGCGCATCGGCCTCGAAACGCCGAAGTCGATGCTCGCCAATGCCACCGAAATCAAGGATCACGATCGCAAGGTTCATGAGGCGGAACGCGCCAAGGTAAAGGCGCAGCTGACCGGCGCCGAACTCGACAAGGCGCTGGACGAACTCGAAAACCACTGGAACCTCGGCGAGACCGACCGCAAACAGCGCTATATGAGCCATGCGATGGCGGTGGCCGCGCAGGCGCTCGACGAGATCGGCCTGCCGACGATCATCCGACCCTCCTTCACCATGGGCGGCACCGGCGGCGGCATCGCCTACAACCGCTCGGAATTCTTCGAGATCGTCAATTCCGGCCTCGACGCCTCCCCCACGACCGAAGTTCTGATCGAGGAATCGGTGCTCGGCTGGAAGGAATACGAGATGGAAGTGGTCCGCGACACGGCGGACAACTGCATCATCATCTGCTCGATCGAGAACATCGACCCGATGGGCGTGCATACCGGCGATTCGATCACCGTCGCCCCAGCGCTCACGCTCACCGACAAAGAATACCAGATCATGCGCAACGCCTCGATCGCGGTGCTGCGCGAGATCGGTGTCGAAACCGGCGGCTCGAACGTGCAGTTCGCCGTCAATCCCGAGAATGGCCGCCTCGTCGTCATCGAGATGAACCCGCGCGTGTCGCGCTCCTCCGCACTCGCATCGAAGGCGACCGGCTTCCCGATCGCCAAGGTCGCAGCCAAGCTCGCCGTCGGCTATACGCTGGACGAACTCGACAACGACATCACCGGCGGCGCGACGCCGGCCTCGTTCGAGCCTTCGATCGACTATGTCGTCACCAAGATCCCGCGCTTCGCCTTCGAGAAATTCCCGGGCGCCGGCACGACGCTGACGACAGCGATGAAGTCGGTCGGCGAGGTCATGGCAATCGGCCGCACCTTTGCCGAATCGCTGCAGAAGGCGCTGCGAGGCCTGGAAACCGGGCTCACCGGCCTCGACGAAATCGAGATCCCCGGCCTCGAAAAAGACAATGGCGACAATCACAACGCCATCCGGGCTGCGATCGGCACGCCGACGCCGGACCGCTTGCGCATGGTCGCCCAGGCCCTGCGCATGGGCATGAGCGAGGCCGATGTGCATGACGGCTCGAAGATCGATCCGTGGTTCATCGCCCAGTTCAAGGCGATCATCGACATGGAAGCGCGCGTGCGCGAGCACGGCCTGCCGGAAGACGCAGAAAACCTGCGCATGCTGAAGGCCATGGGTTTCTCCGACGCGCGGCTGGCGACGCTTTCGGCCAAGCGGCCGAAGGAAGTCGCCGAAATGCGCAACAGGCTGAACGTGCGCCCGGTCTACAAGCGCATCGACACCTGCGCCGCCGAATTCGCCTCGCCGACGGCCTATATGTATTCGACCTACGAGACGCCCTTCAACGGTGCGGCCCGTTCCGAAGCACAGATTTCCGACCGCAAGAAGGTGGTCATCCTCGGCGGCGGTCCGAACCGCATCGGCCAGGGCATCGAGTTCGACTATTGCTGCTGTCATGCCGCCTTCGCGCTGAAGGACGCCGGCTATGAGGCGATCATGGTCAACTGCAACCCGGAAACAGTCTCGACCGATTACGACACCTCCGACCGGCTCTATTTCGAGCCGCTGACGGCCGAAGACGTGATCGAGATCATGCGTGCCGAGCAGGAAAACGGCACCCTGGTCGGCGTCATCGTTCAGTTCGGCGGCCAGACGCCGCTGAAGCTCGCAGAAGCACTGGAAAAGAACGGCATCCCCATCCTCGGCACCGCACCCGACATGATCGATCTTGCCGAAGACCGCGACCGGTTCCAGAAGCTCCTGCAGAAGCTCGACCTCAACCAGCCGAACAACGGCATCGCCTATTCGGTCGAACAGGCCCGCCTCGTCGCTTCGGAGATCGGCTTCCCGCTGGTCGTGCGCCCTTCGTATGTCCTCGGTGGCCGGGCCATGCAAATCATCCATTCGGAATCGATGCTGCAGACCTACCTGCTCGACACCGTGCCGGAACTGGTGCCGGAAGACATCAAGCAGCGCTACCCTAACGACAAGACAGGCCAGATCAACACGCTGCTCGGCAAGAACCCGCTTCTGTTCGACAGCTATCTGAACAATGCGGTCGAGGTGGACGTCGATGCGCTCTCAGACGGCGAGACGGTCTTCGTTTCCGGCATCATGGAGCATATCGAAGAGGCCGGCATCCACTCCGGCGACAGTGCCTGCTCGCTGCCGGTCTACACGCTGTCCGACGAGATTGTCGACGAACTGGAACGCCAGACCAAGGCGATGGCCAAGGCCCTCAAGGTCGGCGGCCTGATGAACGTGCAGTACGCCATCAAGGACGGCACGATCTACGTTCTCGAAGTTAACCCGCGCGCCTCGCGCACCGTGCCGTTCGTGGCGAAGACGATCGGCGCGCCGATCGCCAAGATCGCCGCCCGCATCATGGCCGGCGAAAAGCTCGATGACGCGATCGCCGCCTATGGCAAGAAGCCGGACCCGCGCAACCTGAAGCATATCGCCGTCAAGGAAGCCGTGTTCCCCTTCGCCCGCTTCCCCGGCGTCGACATCCTGCTCGGGCCGGAAATGCGCTCGACCGGCGAGGTCATCGGTCTCGACACGGATTTTGCCCTCGCCTTCGCCAAGGCACAGCTCGGCGCCGGCGTCGACCTGCCGCGTGAAGGCACGGTGTTCGTCTCGGTACGCGACGAGGACAAGGAGCGCGTCCTGCCCGCCATCCGTCACCTCACCGACATCGGCTTCAAGGTGCTGGCAACCGGCGGCACCGCCCGCTTCCTCGGCGAAAACGGCATCACAGCCACCAAGATCAACAAGGTCCAGGAAGGCCGTCCGCACATCGAGGACGCCATCCGCAACCGCCAGGTCCACCTCGTCATCAACACGACGGACAGCAACAAGGCGATCTCGGATTCGAAATCGCTGCGCCGCGCAACGCTGATGCAGAAGGTGCCCTATTACACGACCATGGCCGGCGCCGAAGCCGCAGCCCGTGCGATCAAGGCGCTGAAGGCCGGAAGCCTCGAGGTGCGGACACTGCAGAGCTATTTCCAGGATTGA
- a CDS encoding Lrp/AsnC family transcriptional regulator produces the protein MVMRVELDAIDMKILRELQNDGRMTNVELAERVGISAPPCLRRVRKLEEAGIIRGYRALLNAPALGYDLVAFCMVGLKHQSDANLKAFAKQTANWPLVREAWMVSGESDFLLQCVAENLAAFQDFVIEELTATENVDTVRTMLTIRQVKDVALIEI, from the coding sequence ATGGTGATGCGCGTCGAACTTGATGCAATCGATATGAAGATTCTGCGCGAGCTTCAGAACGACGGCCGGATGACCAATGTCGAGCTGGCTGAGCGGGTCGGCATATCGGCGCCGCCGTGTCTGCGGCGTGTGCGCAAGCTGGAGGAGGCCGGCATCATCCGCGGCTATCGCGCGCTGCTGAATGCTCCGGCACTCGGCTATGACTTGGTTGCCTTCTGCATGGTCGGCCTCAAGCACCAGTCGGATGCCAATCTCAAGGCCTTTGCCAAGCAGACGGCCAATTGGCCGCTGGTGCGCGAGGCCTGGATGGTCTCGGGCGAATCCGATTTTCTCCTGCAGTGCGTGGCCGAAAACCTTGCAGCGTTTCAGGATTTCGTTATTGAGGAGCTAACGGCCACGGAGAATGTGGATACCGTGCGCACGATGCTGACCATCCGGCAGGTCAAGGATGTTGCTCTCATAGAGATCTAG
- a CDS encoding MFS transporter codes for MAAPPVEFSAGWAELLRPRYLISTITLCLGVALFAFNEFFISTALPTAVEDLGGAALLSWAFTLYLVFAIIGGMAAANLKQRFGARTTLLVSATIFIAGTVSATLATDMTQVLAGRLLQGAGEGIVAALCYALIPELFPPRLVPKVFGAEAIVWALAAFSGPLVAGGLTEHFSWRAAFFVSIPVAAIFILLVLCIVPHGVSGLQKAPSIPFARLAAAGFGILMISLSGAVGSTAPMALLLAGAAIVLMAVVYLDRRSANPVLPKAAFTVRKALGTGLWVILLMPLAQAAGSVFLVYSLQHLWQLGPTAAGALSAVMAISWSLTAIVVASLPSLALRNRIMLAGPVLLLAGLAAVMAAIDSGRLWLVLPGQVLIGAGFGTSWGTLSQLMMDVSTDTERDRTSAMLPTLQSAGYAIGAAFFGLIANVMGFGEAASAETIRQAMLVVFVTGCGIAAVSVFFGMRTGTLARRQAQF; via the coding sequence ATGGCTGCTCCGCCTGTTGAATTCTCAGCCGGATGGGCTGAACTTCTGCGGCCGCGCTATTTGATATCGACGATCACGCTTTGCCTCGGCGTGGCCCTCTTCGCCTTCAATGAATTCTTCATCTCGACGGCGCTGCCGACGGCTGTCGAGGATCTCGGCGGCGCCGCTCTCCTGTCCTGGGCTTTCACCCTCTATCTCGTCTTCGCCATCATTGGCGGCATGGCGGCCGCCAATCTGAAGCAGCGGTTCGGAGCGCGAACCACGCTTCTTGTGTCTGCAACCATCTTCATCGCCGGCACCGTGTCCGCAACTTTGGCCACCGACATGACGCAGGTTCTTGCCGGGCGCCTCCTGCAAGGGGCGGGCGAGGGCATTGTCGCCGCGCTCTGCTATGCGCTCATCCCTGAGCTCTTTCCGCCGCGTCTCGTGCCGAAAGTGTTCGGCGCCGAAGCGATCGTCTGGGCACTGGCCGCATTCTCCGGACCGCTGGTTGCCGGTGGCCTGACGGAGCATTTCTCCTGGCGCGCCGCTTTTTTCGTCAGCATTCCGGTGGCTGCCATCTTCATTCTTTTGGTGTTGTGCATCGTTCCACACGGTGTCTCAGGTCTGCAGAAGGCGCCGTCCATCCCGTTCGCACGATTGGCCGCGGCTGGCTTCGGCATCCTGATGATCTCGCTTTCCGGCGCGGTTGGCAGCACGGCGCCGATGGCTTTGCTGCTGGCCGGCGCCGCGATCGTTCTCATGGCCGTCGTCTATCTCGACCGCCGCTCGGCGAACCCGGTGCTGCCGAAGGCTGCCTTCACCGTGCGCAAAGCATTGGGCACGGGCCTGTGGGTCATCCTGCTGATGCCGCTTGCCCAGGCGGCCGGGTCGGTCTTCCTCGTCTATAGCCTGCAGCACCTATGGCAGCTCGGACCGACCGCGGCCGGCGCCTTGAGCGCCGTGATGGCGATCTCCTGGAGCCTCACCGCGATCGTCGTTGCCAGCCTGCCATCCCTTGCGCTGCGCAACCGGATCATGCTGGCGGGGCCGGTTCTGCTTCTCGCAGGTCTGGCGGCGGTCATGGCCGCGATCGACTCGGGCAGGCTCTGGCTGGTCCTGCCGGGACAGGTGCTGATCGGTGCCGGGTTCGGCACCTCATGGGGCACGCTCAGCCAGTTGATGATGGATGTGTCCACCGATACCGAACGCGACCGGACCTCGGCCATGCTACCGACCCTTCAATCGGCCGGCTATGCCATCGGCGCCGCCTTTTTCGGTCTCATCGCCAATGTCATGGGTTTTGGCGAAGCAGCATCGGCCGAAACGATCCGCCAGGCGATGCTCGTCGTCTTCGTCACCGGATGTGGGATCGCGGCGGTGTCGGTCTTCTTCGGAATGAGGACGGGAACCCTTGCGCGCAGGCAAGCCCAGTTCTGA
- a CDS encoding glycosyltransferase, which yields MKVMHYHFGKDGGAERFFVHLVNALARRGVEQTAVIRPNRLWRKDIEPHARLIESNFRNLSPDRILLPLKVKHLARRERPDALFSWATRASRLMPNYKGCIKISRLGDYPTNLSYFKNTDVLVCNTPGIGEHVRRIGWKRGVEVISNFTNTERVKPIDRKSVDTPENAPVVMSMGRFVPRKGFALLTEAVAKLPGVYLWLAGDGEEMENVRKLAADLGVTDRVRFLGWQKDTRPYVAAADIFVMPSSHEPLGNVILEAWAQQKPVVSSRSEGPTWFMRDGENGLLVDIGDTEGFSRAIERLINDRHLADRVALGGHETLMGQFSEEAVANAYLELFKRKP from the coding sequence ATGAAGGTTATGCACTATCACTTCGGCAAGGACGGCGGCGCCGAGCGCTTCTTCGTCCACCTCGTCAATGCGCTTGCCCGGCGCGGCGTCGAGCAGACCGCCGTCATCCGTCCGAACCGCCTGTGGCGCAAGGACATCGAGCCGCATGCCCGGCTGATCGAAAGTAATTTTCGCAACCTGTCGCCGGACCGCATCCTGCTGCCTTTGAAAGTCAAGCACCTGGCGCGCCGCGAAAGGCCGGATGCGCTGTTTTCCTGGGCAACCCGGGCAAGCCGCCTGATGCCGAATTACAAGGGCTGCATCAAGATCTCGCGGCTCGGCGACTACCCGACCAATCTCAGCTATTTCAAGAACACCGACGTGCTCGTCTGCAACACACCGGGGATCGGCGAACATGTGCGCAGGATCGGCTGGAAGCGCGGTGTGGAGGTGATATCCAACTTCACCAATACCGAGCGGGTCAAGCCGATCGACCGCAAAAGCGTCGATACGCCGGAAAACGCGCCGGTCGTCATGTCGATGGGCCGCTTTGTGCCGCGCAAGGGTTTTGCGCTGCTGACGGAAGCGGTGGCGAAGCTGCCGGGCGTCTATCTCTGGCTTGCCGGCGATGGCGAGGAGATGGAGAATGTCCGCAAACTCGCCGCCGATCTCGGCGTCACCGACCGCGTGCGGTTCCTCGGCTGGCAGAAGGATACGCGCCCTTACGTGGCGGCCGCCGATATCTTCGTCATGCCGTCGAGCCATGAGCCGCTCGGCAACGTCATTCTCGAAGCCTGGGCACAGCAGAAGCCGGTCGTTTCCAGCCGTTCGGAGGGACCGACCTGGTTCATGCGTGACGGTGAAAACGGCCTTCTCGTCGATATCGGCGATACCGAGGGTTTCAGCCGGGCGATCGAACGATTGATCAACGACAGACATCTCGCCGATCGCGTCGCCTTGGGCGGCCACGAGACCCTGATGGGGCAGTTTTCCGAGGAGGCGGTCGCCAACGCCTATCTCGAACTGTTCAAGCGCAAGCCTTAG
- the greA gene encoding transcription elongation factor GreA produces MVDKVPMTQSGFVKLQEELRWRQQEERPRIIEAISEARAHGDLSENAEYHAAKEAQSHNEGRIGELEDYVARAEVIDLSKMSGSKIKFGATVKLVDEDTEENKTYQIVGDQEADVKQGRISISSPIARALIGKEVGDSIEVVAPGGSKAYEILAINWG; encoded by the coding sequence ATGGTCGATAAAGTGCCGATGACTCAGAGCGGGTTCGTCAAGCTGCAGGAAGAGCTGCGCTGGCGTCAGCAGGAAGAGCGCCCGCGGATCATCGAAGCTATTTCCGAAGCGCGCGCCCATGGCGACCTTTCGGAAAATGCGGAGTATCATGCTGCCAAGGAAGCCCAGAGCCACAATGAAGGCCGCATCGGCGAACTCGAGGATTACGTCGCGCGCGCCGAAGTCATCGACCTGTCGAAGATGTCCGGCTCGAAGATCAAGTTCGGCGCGACCGTGAAGCTGGTCGACGAGGATACCGAAGAAAACAAGACCTACCAGATCGTCGGCGACCAGGAAGCCGACGTGAAGCAGGGCCGCATCTCCATTTCCTCGCCCATTGCCCGCGCGCTGATCGGCAAGGAAGTCGGCGATTCGATCGAAGTCGTCGCTCCCGGCGGCTCGAAAGCCTACGAAATCCTCGCGATCAACTGGGGCTGA
- a CDS encoding FkbM family methyltransferase → MKRLLRSLRKSFRYMFNVRTVRLGGVAIDTTVGHIPENVRELIFREVYEDTERDLIGKILKPGMRTLEIGTGIGFVSLVAARICGEANVFCYEANPDLEQTIRRNFGLNGMTPNLTMRAVTIDGAPIAFFKSDNIISSSLYDRKRDDKQIVVESEALSDVLAKHDPAALIMDVEGAEIQLLAVDLKNVADIIVELHPHIVGEDAIAALVSNLKSRGYVMLSNNRKTSHFGRAA, encoded by the coding sequence TTGAAAAGACTGCTGCGATCGCTGCGCAAGAGCTTCCGGTATATGTTCAACGTGCGCACCGTCCGGCTGGGCGGAGTTGCGATCGACACGACCGTCGGTCATATTCCTGAAAACGTCCGGGAACTGATCTTTCGCGAAGTCTACGAAGACACCGAGCGCGACCTGATCGGCAAGATTCTGAAACCCGGCATGCGCACGCTTGAAATCGGCACCGGCATCGGCTTCGTCAGCCTGGTTGCCGCCCGCATCTGCGGCGAAGCCAATGTCTTCTGCTATGAGGCCAATCCCGATCTCGAGCAGACAATCCGGCGGAATTTCGGCCTGAACGGCATGACGCCGAACCTTACCATGCGCGCAGTCACCATCGACGGCGCACCGATCGCCTTCTTCAAGAGTGACAATATCATCTCCTCCAGCCTCTACGATCGCAAGCGCGACGACAAGCAGATCGTGGTCGAAAGCGAGGCTCTCTCCGACGTTCTTGCAAAGCACGATCCTGCTGCATTGATCATGGACGTCGAGGGCGCCGAAATCCAGCTGCTGGCTGTCGACCTGAAAAACGTCGCCGACATCATCGTCGAACTGCACCCGCACATCGTCGGCGAGGATGCGATCGCGGCGCTGGTTTCCAACTTGAAGAGCCGCGGCTACGTCATGCTGAGCAATAACCGCAAGACCTCCCATTTCGGCCGCGCGGCCTGA
- a CDS encoding glycosyltransferase family 4 protein: MEDISAVEIIAPNFKRRLSGVTSTIIQLVPIQRALGQKVATLGPGLPADLPHIGYSALLRLWGRPKNRALRVWHARRNVEMLPAIVLRDILRMKLKIVFTSASQRKHSGWSKFLIRRMDAVIATSNRTAAYLEVPSTTIMHGIDTQRFFPGKDKAAVKAVLGLPADKKIAGCFGRVRHQKGTDLFVDSMIGLLPQRPDWIAIVAGRATPTHVSFENELKEKVKRAGLADRILFVGEHTNIPDWYRALDLFIAPQRWEGFGLTPLEAMATKVPVVAADVGAFPELLVTGAEETGILIPANALTEMLEAAAVFMDNPERARLAGERGLARATATFSIQGEASSIGAIYEALLTDTVCG, translated from the coding sequence GTGGAAGACATCAGCGCCGTCGAGATCATCGCACCGAATTTCAAGCGCCGCCTTTCCGGCGTCACCTCGACGATCATCCAGCTTGTTCCGATACAGCGCGCGCTCGGCCAGAAGGTGGCAACGCTCGGCCCCGGCTTGCCGGCTGATTTGCCGCATATCGGCTATTCCGCGTTGCTTCGGCTGTGGGGTCGGCCGAAAAACCGGGCGCTGCGGGTCTGGCATGCGCGCCGCAATGTCGAAATGCTGCCAGCGATCGTGCTGCGCGATATCCTGCGAATGAAGCTCAAGATCGTCTTCACCTCCGCCTCGCAGCGCAAACATTCGGGCTGGAGCAAGTTCCTGATCCGCCGGATGGACGCGGTGATCGCCACCAGCAACCGCACCGCCGCCTATCTCGAGGTCCCGAGCACAACGATCATGCACGGCATCGACACGCAGCGTTTTTTTCCCGGCAAGGACAAGGCCGCGGTGAAGGCCGTGCTCGGCCTGCCCGCTGACAAGAAGATCGCCGGCTGTTTCGGCCGGGTGCGCCATCAGAAGGGTACGGATCTCTTCGTCGACAGCATGATCGGCCTGCTGCCGCAACGGCCGGACTGGATCGCCATCGTTGCCGGTCGCGCCACGCCAACGCATGTTTCGTTCGAAAATGAGCTGAAGGAAAAGGTCAAGCGGGCCGGTCTCGCTGACCGCATCCTCTTCGTCGGCGAGCATACCAATATTCCGGATTGGTACCGGGCGCTCGACCTGTTCATCGCCCCGCAGCGCTGGGAAGGTTTCGGGCTGACGCCGCTTGAAGCGATGGCGACAAAGGTTCCCGTCGTGGCGGCCGATGTCGGCGCCTTCCCGGAATTGCTGGTGACCGGTGCGGAGGAAACCGGCATCCTCATTCCGGCAAACGCGCTGACGGAAATGTTGGAGGCCGCCGCCGTGTTCATGGACAATCCCGAACGGGCGCGGCTGGCCGGCGAACGCGGGCTCGCCCGCGCCACCGCGACGTTCAGCATTCAGGGCGAAGCGTCGAGTATCGGCGCCATCTACGAGGCGCTTCTGACCGATACGGTTTGCGGTTGA
- a CDS encoding threo-3-hydroxy-L-aspartate ammonia-lyase, producing the protein MTNSSASISLRIPTFDDVRTAQIRISGAAHRTPVLTSRTADGVTQATLFFKAENMQRGGAFKFRGAYNAIAALDASARQNGVVAYSSGNHAQALAYAAKLQGVSAAIVMPQDAPEIKVAATKGYGAEVIFYDRYTDDREEISRRLAAERGATLIPPYDHPDVIAGQGTAALELIEEVGEIDMLVVPLGGGGLLAGSALSAAALSPGCAIVGVEPEAGNDGQQSLRKGEIVHIPVPKSIADGAIVTHIGVHNFAILKGTVDEIVTVTDAQLVDTMRFFAERMKIIVEPTGCLAAAAVMHGAIACAGKRVGVLLSGGNVDLKTFNMLLGSD; encoded by the coding sequence ATGACCAACTCATCGGCATCCATTTCGTTACGCATCCCGACATTCGACGACGTCCGGACCGCGCAGATACGTATTTCCGGTGCAGCGCACCGCACGCCCGTCCTGACATCGCGAACCGCGGATGGGGTGACGCAGGCGACCCTCTTCTTCAAAGCAGAAAATATGCAGCGGGGCGGCGCATTCAAATTCCGTGGCGCTTATAACGCGATCGCTGCCTTGGACGCATCTGCACGGCAAAACGGCGTCGTTGCGTACTCGTCCGGCAATCACGCGCAGGCACTCGCCTATGCCGCAAAGCTCCAGGGTGTTTCGGCCGCAATCGTTATGCCGCAGGATGCGCCGGAGATTAAAGTGGCGGCTACCAAAGGTTACGGTGCCGAGGTCATTTTTTATGACCGATACACGGACGATCGCGAAGAAATAAGCCGCCGCCTTGCTGCCGAGCGCGGCGCGACGCTCATTCCACCTTATGACCATCCGGATGTGATTGCCGGACAGGGCACGGCCGCGCTCGAACTGATCGAGGAGGTTGGAGAGATCGATATGCTTGTCGTGCCCCTCGGAGGCGGCGGCTTGCTTGCCGGCAGCGCGCTGAGCGCCGCCGCGTTGTCACCCGGTTGCGCTATTGTCGGCGTCGAACCGGAGGCAGGTAACGACGGTCAGCAATCATTGCGCAAAGGTGAGATCGTCCATATTCCGGTGCCGAAATCCATCGCGGACGGCGCGATCGTCACCCACATCGGCGTCCATAACTTTGCCATCCTGAAAGGCACGGTCGATGAGATCGTGACGGTTACCGATGCGCAGCTGGTCGACACCATGCGGTTCTTCGCCGAGCGCATGAAGATCATTGTAGAGCCGACCGGCTGTCTGGCCGCGGCGGCGGTCATGCATGGGGCCATTGCCTGTGCCGGCAAGCGCGTAGGCGTCCTGTTGAGCGGTGGTAATGTCGATCTGAAAACGTTCAACATGCTCCTGGGCAGCGACTGA